The following coding sequences are from one Streptomyces sp. V3I7 window:
- a CDS encoding CaiB/BaiF CoA transferase family protein, which translates to MDRLPLPLEGITVVAVEQAVAAPFATRQLADLGARVIKVERVDGGDFARGYDTAARGLASHFVWCNRGKESIALDLKDPRGLEVVRRLVAGADVFVQNLAHGAAARLGLDAATLCAAHPRLVAVDISGYGASGPYADKRAYDMLVQCEAGLVSVTGTPEQPVKAGVPAADIAAAMYAFSGVLAALVRRGTTGRGGPVEVSMLEALAEWMGHPLHSALHGGTPPARTGLAHAVIAPYDAYPTADGGRVLVSVQNDREWRRLAEQVLERPELGVDPDFATNTARVARRERTDELVAKALGALDADEALARLEGAGIACARLRDLDDLAEHPQLAARERWREVGSPVGPLKALLPPITLPGGDEARMGDVPALGQHTEALLRAVGMTDGEIAALRRDGVAA; encoded by the coding sequence ATGGACCGGCTCCCCCTGCCCCTGGAGGGCATCACCGTCGTCGCCGTCGAACAGGCCGTGGCCGCGCCGTTTGCGACCCGGCAACTCGCCGACCTGGGGGCGCGGGTCATCAAGGTCGAGCGTGTCGACGGGGGCGACTTCGCGCGCGGGTACGACACCGCGGCCCGCGGCCTGGCCTCGCACTTCGTGTGGTGCAACCGCGGGAAGGAGTCGATCGCGCTCGACCTGAAGGATCCGCGCGGTCTGGAGGTCGTACGGAGACTGGTCGCCGGTGCGGACGTGTTCGTGCAGAACCTCGCCCACGGCGCCGCCGCCCGGCTGGGCCTGGACGCCGCCACGCTGTGCGCCGCGCACCCGCGGCTGGTCGCCGTGGACATCTCGGGGTACGGCGCGTCCGGTCCGTACGCGGACAAGCGGGCGTACGACATGCTCGTGCAGTGCGAGGCGGGGCTCGTGTCGGTCACCGGGACGCCGGAGCAGCCGGTGAAGGCGGGCGTCCCGGCGGCGGACATCGCGGCGGCCATGTACGCCTTCTCCGGAGTGCTCGCGGCGCTGGTACGGCGCGGGACCACCGGGCGGGGCGGGCCCGTCGAGGTGTCGATGCTGGAGGCGCTCGCGGAGTGGATGGGGCACCCGCTGCACTCCGCGCTCCACGGCGGAACTCCCCCGGCGCGCACCGGACTCGCGCACGCCGTCATCGCGCCGTACGACGCCTATCCGACCGCGGACGGCGGCCGGGTGCTGGTGTCCGTGCAGAACGACCGGGAGTGGCGGCGGCTGGCCGAACAGGTGCTGGAGCGGCCCGAGTTGGGGGTGGATCCGGACTTCGCGACGAACACGGCGCGGGTCGCGCGCCGGGAGCGGACGGACGAGCTGGTCGCGAAGGCACTGGGCGCGCTGGACGCCGACGAGGCGCTGGCGCGGCTGGAGGGCGCGGGCATCGCGTGCGCGCGCCTGAGGGACCTGGACGACCTGGCGGAGCATCCGCAGCTGGCGGCCCGGGAGCGGTGGCGGGAGGTGGGGTCGCCGGTCGGGCCGCTGAAGGCGTTGCTGCCGCCCATCACGCTGCCGGGCGGGGACGAGGCACGGATGGGGGACGTGCCCGCGCTCGGGCAGCACACCGAGGCACTGCTGCGAGCCGTGGGGATGACGGACGGCGAGATCGCAGCGCTGCGCCGGGACGGCGTCGCGGCCTGA
- a CDS encoding anti-sigma factor, giving the protein MSILARLFPREDPHSLAAPYALDALGPAERHRFEQHLRACDRCPAEVRALSEDAVRLAWSTAAPAPPALRDRVLAAVRTLPQEPAGARAAWREPAGVRAPSLGPAAARARGTQLPPHVWGTQPVPARTRAPRTRPLFVPFATATAAAALVVAGLFAVQAHRTQDGLDAERARAREIAHVLAAPDARASSGKGARGGSIAVIASVSEGRAVVTLGGYGAPPGGRVHQLWLMRPHVPPRSLGVFEGDTPLVATGLTTSATSLAVTVEPDGGSTHPTGQPLAQLALKSVGFGE; this is encoded by the coding sequence ATGAGCATCCTGGCCCGGCTGTTCCCCCGCGAGGACCCCCACTCGCTCGCCGCCCCCTACGCGCTCGACGCCCTCGGCCCCGCCGAACGCCACCGCTTCGAGCAGCACCTGCGCGCCTGCGACCGCTGCCCCGCCGAGGTCCGCGCCCTCTCCGAGGACGCGGTGCGCCTGGCCTGGTCGACGGCCGCCCCGGCACCGCCCGCGTTGCGCGACCGGGTGCTGGCCGCCGTACGGACGCTGCCGCAGGAACCGGCGGGCGCCCGCGCCGCATGGCGGGAACCGGCGGGCGTGCGCGCCCCGTCGCTGGGACCGGCCGCCGCACGGGCGCGCGGGACACAACTCCCGCCGCACGTCTGGGGCACGCAGCCCGTGCCGGCCCGCACTCGTGCGCCAAGGACGCGCCCCCTGTTCGTCCCGTTCGCCACGGCCACCGCCGCGGCGGCGCTCGTCGTCGCCGGACTGTTCGCGGTGCAGGCCCACAGGACGCAGGACGGGCTGGACGCCGAGCGGGCCCGGGCGCGTGAGATCGCCCACGTGCTCGCGGCGCCCGACGCCCGGGCGAGCAGCGGGAAGGGCGCCCGGGGCGGCAGTATCGCCGTGATCGCCTCCGTCTCCGAGGGGAGGGCGGTCGTCACCCTCGGCGGATACGGCGCACCGCCCGGCGGACGCGTCCACCAGCTGTGGCTGATGCGCCCCCATGTGCCACCGCGCTCCCTCGGTGTGTTCGAGGGCGACACGCCCTTGGTCGCGACCGGGCTGACCACGTCCGCGACGTCACTCGCCGTGACCGTCGAACCGGACGGTGGATCAACGCACCCCACTGGCCAGCCGTTGGCGCAACTCGCCCTGAAATCGGTCGGATTCGGAGAGTAA
- a CDS encoding sigma-70 family RNA polymerase sigma factor: protein MEADELLLLVAGGDHTAFEQLYGLVSGPVFGLVRRVVRDPAQSEEVAQEVLLELWRCAARFDPARGSALSWILTLAHRRAVDRVRSARAAGEREQREALRSGAPAFDQVSEEVEAGLEREWVRRCLDRLTALQRQSVTLAYYDGYTYREVAERLSLPLGTVKTRMRDGLTRLRQCLGGAA, encoded by the coding sequence GTGGAGGCGGACGAGCTTCTGCTGCTCGTGGCCGGCGGTGACCACACGGCCTTCGAGCAGCTGTACGGACTGGTGTCCGGGCCCGTGTTCGGACTCGTGCGCCGCGTGGTGCGCGACCCCGCCCAGTCGGAGGAGGTCGCCCAGGAGGTGCTGCTCGAACTCTGGCGCTGCGCCGCCCGGTTCGACCCCGCCCGGGGCAGTGCCCTGTCCTGGATCCTCACCCTCGCCCACCGCCGCGCCGTCGACCGGGTGCGCAGCGCCCGCGCGGCTGGCGAGCGCGAGCAGCGCGAGGCCCTGCGCTCCGGGGCACCCGCCTTCGACCAGGTCTCGGAGGAGGTCGAGGCGGGCCTGGAGCGCGAGTGGGTGCGCCGCTGCCTGGACCGGCTGACCGCGCTCCAGCGCCAGTCGGTGACGCTGGCCTACTACGACGGGTACACCTACCGTGAGGTCGCCGAGCGGCTGTCGCTGCCGCTGGGCACCGTGAAGACGCGGATGCGCGACGGGCTGACCCGGCTGCGCCAGTGCCTGGGAGGCGCCGCATGA
- a CDS encoding lipopolysaccharide assembly protein LapB produces MTPRTTGNEPAEPVELAGPAAIPPSEDLPPAEERHAPASRRPRAARLAGCAVLLAVALTGGAVAVGAARDDRPAATVAAASDAVPPGLTAGGDLESAIAALQAHLRGQPRDSGAWATLGLAYVEQARAKGDPARYPQAEKALARSLRLAPDNDQALADRAALAAARHDFPYALTAADRALGQNPYSERALSSRIDALVELGRYDEASQAADTADERRPGIPVFTRYAYVHELRGDVRTARRVLKQALAGATSPGDVAYVAAQLGQLAWNQGDYESALSFHARALAADDHYLPALEGRARAQAASGQRGAAIKGLELVVARYPLPGPLVELGELYEARGADGDRARAREQYALVDAWIALARAGGVNADLDTALAAADHGDRAAALKAARAEWARRRTVHTADALAWALHVNGEDRQALPYARRATATGYRNASFLYHRGTIELAAGHRADGRASLTSALKLNPGFSPLGARNARTALKSSEAAR; encoded by the coding sequence ATGACCCCGCGCACGACCGGCAATGAGCCAGCAGAACCAGTCGAGTTGGCGGGCCCGGCGGCGATCCCGCCGTCGGAGGACCTGCCGCCCGCAGAGGAGCGGCACGCTCCTGCGAGCCGTCGCCCGCGGGCCGCCCGGCTGGCCGGGTGTGCGGTCCTGCTGGCCGTCGCGCTCACGGGCGGGGCCGTCGCCGTCGGGGCGGCACGGGACGACCGGCCGGCGGCGACCGTGGCGGCCGCGTCCGACGCCGTGCCGCCCGGGCTCACGGCCGGCGGCGACCTCGAATCCGCCATCGCCGCCCTCCAGGCCCACCTGCGCGGCCAGCCGAGGGACTCGGGAGCCTGGGCCACGCTCGGGCTCGCCTACGTCGAACAGGCACGGGCCAAGGGCGACCCGGCCCGCTACCCGCAGGCGGAGAAGGCCCTGGCCCGTTCGCTCCGCCTCGCCCCGGACAACGACCAGGCCCTGGCCGACCGCGCCGCCCTCGCCGCCGCCCGGCACGACTTCCCGTACGCCCTCACCGCCGCGGACCGGGCCCTGGGCCAGAACCCGTACAGCGAACGCGCCCTGTCCTCCCGCATCGACGCCCTGGTCGAACTCGGCCGCTACGACGAGGCCTCCCAGGCCGCCGACACCGCCGACGAACGCCGTCCGGGCATCCCGGTCTTCACGCGGTACGCCTACGTCCACGAGCTGCGCGGCGACGTACGGACCGCCCGCCGCGTACTGAAGCAGGCTCTGGCCGGCGCCACCTCCCCCGGGGACGTCGCGTACGTCGCCGCCCAGCTCGGTCAACTCGCCTGGAACCAGGGCGACTACGAGAGCGCCCTCTCCTTTCACGCCCGCGCTCTCGCCGCCGACGATCACTACCTCCCCGCCCTCGAGGGGCGGGCCCGCGCCCAGGCCGCGAGTGGTCAACGGGGCGCCGCCATCAAGGGGTTGGAGCTCGTCGTCGCGCGGTATCCGCTGCCCGGCCCGCTCGTGGAGCTCGGCGAGCTGTACGAGGCCCGAGGGGCGGACGGCGACCGGGCGAGGGCCCGCGAGCAGTACGCCCTCGTCGACGCCTGGATCGCGCTGGCCCGCGCGGGCGGCGTCAACGCCGATCTCGACACCGCGCTCGCCGCCGCCGACCACGGTGACAGGGCGGCCGCCCTGAAGGCCGCCCGCGCCGAGTGGGCCCGCCGCCGCACCGTGCACACGGCGGACGCCCTCGCCTGGGCGCTGCACGTCAACGGCGAGGACCGGCAGGCCCTCCCCTACGCCCGCCGCGCCACGGCCACCGGCTACCGCAACGCGTCGTTCCTCTACCACCGCGGCACCATCGAACTCGCCGCCGGTCACCGCGCGGACGGCCGCGCGTCTCTCACATCGGCTCTGAAGCTGAACCCCGGCTTCTCGCCGCTGGGTGCGCGCAACGCCCGTACGGCGCTGAAGAGTTCGGAGGCGGCCCGGTGA
- a CDS encoding nickel transporter: MKPRRLFASAAAVLTTACALVLGPTTSASAHPLGNFTVNRYDGLVAAPGRLRVNHVEDLAEIPATQARPGIERLGLAEWARRRCAAAAEGSTLTVDGRRTDLTVGDSTARLRPGQAGLDTLRVECRLTARLPEAGTVTLGFHSAGASTGPGWREITARGDRTTLTASDVPAGSRSRELTHYPTELLTSPDDTTSATVRVRAGGPALGEQRQDSPAASVLPRGVDRWTRALDDLVARHDRTLGFAALALVIATGLGALHALAPGHGKTLMAATAAARGGRARLKDVLPLAASVTVTHTLGVVALGLLVTAGSAATPSVIAWLGIASGMLVTGAGVTLVRRAWPHRSPTDAPHQHVHHAVPERQLALVGAHAGAAPPLHTHTHGGHTHTHPVAPTLRGTILLGFAGGLVPSPSAVVVLVGAAALGQAWFGLLLVVAYGAGLALTLTAAGFAVVRLGTGMTRVMERRPRWTTHPVAALVRRTTPLASACVVVALGVGLVLKGAASAFG, from the coding sequence GTGAAGCCCCGTCGGCTGTTCGCCTCGGCGGCGGCGGTCCTCACGACCGCCTGCGCACTCGTGCTCGGCCCCACCACGAGCGCGAGCGCTCACCCCCTCGGCAACTTCACCGTCAACCGCTACGACGGTCTCGTCGCCGCTCCCGGCCGGCTCCGCGTCAACCACGTCGAGGACCTCGCCGAGATCCCGGCGACCCAGGCCAGGCCCGGCATCGAACGCCTCGGCCTGGCCGAGTGGGCGCGGCGGCGGTGCGCGGCGGCCGCCGAGGGCAGCACGCTCACGGTCGACGGCCGCAGGACCGACCTGACCGTCGGCGACAGCACCGCGCGGCTGCGCCCGGGGCAGGCCGGGCTCGACACCCTGCGCGTGGAGTGCCGGCTCACCGCGCGGCTCCCCGAGGCCGGCACCGTCACGCTCGGCTTCCACAGCGCGGGCGCCTCCACCGGCCCCGGCTGGCGGGAGATCACCGCACGCGGCGACCGGACGACGCTCACCGCCTCGGACGTCCCCGCTGGTTCGCGCTCGCGAGAACTCACCCACTACCCAACGGAGTTGCTGACGTCGCCGGACGACACCACCAGCGCCACCGTACGCGTGCGCGCGGGCGGACCGGCCCTCGGGGAGCAGCGGCAGGACTCCCCCGCCGCCTCCGTCCTGCCGCGTGGCGTCGACCGCTGGACGCGCGCCCTGGACGACCTCGTCGCGCGCCACGACCGCACCCTCGGCTTCGCCGCCCTCGCGCTGGTCATCGCGACCGGTCTGGGCGCGCTGCACGCGCTCGCCCCAGGCCACGGCAAGACGCTGATGGCCGCGACGGCCGCCGCCCGCGGTGGCCGGGCCCGGTTGAAGGACGTACTGCCGCTGGCCGCGTCGGTCACGGTCACCCACACCCTGGGCGTCGTCGCGCTGGGGCTGCTGGTCACAGCCGGTTCGGCGGCCACACCGTCGGTGATCGCCTGGCTCGGCATCGCGAGCGGGATGCTGGTGACGGGCGCGGGCGTGACCCTCGTACGACGGGCCTGGCCCCACCGGTCCCCCACGGACGCGCCTCACCAGCACGTCCACCATGCCGTTCCAGAACGCCAGTTGGCCCTGGTCGGAGCGCACGCCGGAGCTGCTCCACCGCTCCACACGCACACGCACGGCGGCCATACCCACACCCACCCCGTCGCGCCGACCCTGCGGGGCACGATCCTGCTCGGCTTCGCGGGCGGGCTCGTGCCCAGCCCGTCCGCCGTGGTGGTCCTGGTCGGTGCGGCGGCGCTGGGTCAGGCCTGGTTCGGGCTGCTGCTCGTCGTCGCGTACGGCGCCGGACTCGCGCTGACTCTGACCGCGGCCGGGTTCGCCGTCGTCAGGCTGGGTACGGGAATGACCCGGGTGATGGAGAGGCGCCCCCGCTGGACCACCCACCCCGTGGCCGCACTCGTACGCCGGACGACGCCCCTGGCGTCCGCGTGCGTCGTCGTGGCCCTGGGCGTCGGACTGGTGCTCAAGGGGGCGGCTTCCGCGTTCGGGTGA
- a CDS encoding serine/threonine-protein kinase — MPWGAPVTEVPGSERVIGGRYRLLSPLGEGGMGTVWRARDEVLHREVAVKEVRAPAGLPAPDVERMYARLEREAWAAARVANRNVVMVYDVALEGGRPWVVMELVRGLSLADVLEAEGPLSPQRAADVGAQVVSALRAAHAAGVLHRDVKPGNVLLANDGRVVLTDFGIAMVEGSSQLTMTGEVIGSPEFVSPERALGRTPGPESDLWSLGVLLYAAVEGSSPFRQDTPLGTLRAVVDEEFPPPRHAGPLTPVIEGLLRKDPAERLPADVAERDLRLVAAGGAPSGGGTPRAGAGYAAAPEATTVAASPQPQSPTPPMPLPAGPADAWTTGSEPRRDRRSVAVLVAGLLALALALGGLTYALLNRDDNRGDGRATGGDPSVSVNTPAPTHSSESSTSDAPSKSPSSDPPSSRPAQTVRVTLTGENTSYSGPCPPPAAHAPAFTATFTVGRLPARVEYRWVAKHGTVSDPGWKTLAFPEGGGASKRDKVVVTTYDALGTVENEIHVEVRGPVRTASEAVPFSVRCETTETPTDGASASPTASP, encoded by the coding sequence ATGCCGTGGGGGGCTCCCGTGACCGAAGTGCCGGGCAGTGAACGTGTGATCGGTGGCCGCTACCGTCTCCTGTCCCCGCTCGGCGAGGGCGGCATGGGAACCGTGTGGCGCGCCCGTGACGAGGTGCTGCACCGCGAGGTCGCCGTCAAGGAGGTGCGGGCCCCGGCCGGGCTGCCCGCCCCGGACGTCGAGCGGATGTACGCCCGTCTGGAGCGCGAGGCGTGGGCCGCGGCCCGGGTCGCGAACCGCAACGTGGTGATGGTGTACGACGTGGCGCTGGAGGGCGGAAGGCCCTGGGTCGTCATGGAGTTGGTCCGCGGGCTGTCCCTCGCCGACGTGCTGGAGGCGGAGGGTCCGCTGTCCCCGCAGCGGGCCGCGGACGTCGGCGCGCAGGTGGTGTCCGCGCTGCGGGCCGCGCACGCCGCCGGGGTGCTGCACCGGGACGTGAAGCCGGGCAACGTGCTCCTGGCCAACGACGGCCGGGTGGTGCTCACCGACTTCGGCATCGCCATGGTCGAGGGCAGCTCACAGCTGACGATGACCGGCGAGGTGATCGGCTCGCCCGAATTCGTGTCCCCCGAGCGGGCGTTGGGGCGCACACCGGGCCCCGAGTCGGACCTGTGGTCGCTGGGCGTGCTGCTGTACGCGGCCGTCGAGGGCAGTTCGCCGTTCCGGCAGGACACCCCGCTCGGCACGCTGCGGGCCGTCGTCGACGAGGAGTTCCCGCCGCCGCGCCACGCCGGACCACTGACCCCGGTCATCGAGGGCCTGTTGCGCAAGGATCCGGCCGAGCGGCTGCCCGCCGACGTGGCCGAACGGGACCTGCGGCTCGTCGCGGCTGGGGGTGCCCCCTCTGGGGGAGGTACGCCGCGCGCGGGCGCCGGGTACGCGGCGGCACCGGAGGCCACGACGGTCGCGGCGTCGCCGCAGCCGCAGTCCCCGACCCCGCCGATGCCCCTGCCTGCCGGACCGGCGGACGCCTGGACCACGGGTTCCGAGCCGCGCCGCGACCGCCGGTCCGTCGCCGTCCTGGTCGCGGGGCTGCTCGCCCTCGCGCTCGCGCTGGGCGGGCTGACGTACGCGCTGCTGAACCGCGACGACAACCGCGGCGACGGGCGTGCGACCGGGGGCGATCCGAGCGTGAGCGTCAACACGCCCGCGCCCACTCATAGTTCCGAGTCATCGACGAGCGACGCGCCATCGAAGTCCCCGAGCAGCGATCCGCCGAGCAGCCGCCCCGCGCAGACGGTGCGCGTCACGCTGACGGGCGAGAACACCTCGTACTCCGGGCCCTGTCCGCCGCCGGCCGCGCACGCGCCGGCCTTCACGGCGACGTTCACGGTTGGCCGGCTGCCCGCGAGGGTGGAGTACCGGTGGGTGGCGAAGCACGGGACGGTGTCCGACCCGGGCTGGAAGACGCTGGCGTTCCCGGAGGGGGGCGGCGCGTCCAAGCGGGACAAGGTGGTCGTCACGACGTACGACGCGTTGGGGACCGTCGAGAACGAGATCCATGTGGAGGTGCGCGGTCCGGTGCGGACGGCGTCCGAGGCCGTCCCGTTCTCGGTGCGCTGCGAGACGACGGAGACCCCGACGGACGGGGCCTCCGCCTCACCTACGGCATCACCCTGA
- a CDS encoding SGNH/GDSL hydrolase family protein: MRRFRLSAYVSALLLAAGFALTGAAEAQASPQLAITGGYVSLGDSYASGVGAGNYISTSGSCDRSTNAHPYTWNAAHHPASFAFNACSGATTDDVMANQLGSLNSSTGLVSVTVGGNDAGFSDVMMTCVVGSDSDCVNRINTAKAYINNTLPGKLNTVYSAVRGRAPSARVVVLGYPRFYKLNVAGCVGLSETKRSAINSAADTIDGVIQNRAAAYGFVFGDVRTTFAGHELCTGDDWLHSVDWGDFGQSYHPTALGQNNGYLPVLTNAAG, from the coding sequence ATGAGACGTTTCCGACTTTCGGCTTACGTGAGCGCGCTCCTCCTCGCCGCCGGCTTCGCCCTCACCGGGGCGGCCGAGGCGCAGGCGTCCCCCCAACTCGCCATCACCGGCGGCTATGTGTCCCTGGGTGACTCCTACGCGTCCGGTGTCGGAGCGGGCAACTACATCAGCACCAGCGGCTCGTGCGACCGCAGCACGAACGCGCACCCGTACACCTGGAACGCGGCGCACCACCCCGCGTCGTTCGCCTTCAACGCCTGCTCCGGCGCCACGACGGACGACGTGATGGCCAACCAGCTCGGCTCGCTCAACTCCTCGACCGGCCTCGTCTCCGTCACCGTCGGAGGCAATGACGCGGGCTTCTCCGACGTCATGATGACCTGCGTGGTCGGATCCGACAGCGACTGCGTCAACCGGATCAACACAGCGAAGGCGTACATCAACAACACGCTGCCCGGCAAACTCAACACCGTCTACTCGGCCGTCCGCGGCCGTGCCCCGTCGGCTCGCGTGGTCGTGCTCGGCTACCCCCGCTTCTACAAGCTCAACGTGGCAGGGTGCGTCGGCCTGTCCGAGACCAAGCGCTCCGCGATCAACAGTGCGGCCGACACCATAGACGGCGTCATACAGAACCGCGCCGCTGCCTACGGCTTCGTCTTCGGTGACGTCCGCACCACCTTCGCCGGCCACGAGCTCTGCACCGGCGACGACTGGCTGCACAGCGTCGACTGGGGCGACTTCGGCCAGTCCTACCACCCGACCGCTCTCGGTCAGAACAACGGCTACCTGCCGGTGCTCACCAACGCGGCGGGCTGA
- a CDS encoding xylan 1,4-beta-xylosidase, giving the protein MTRHGGNAGTGTTRRWRLTALLGVGAAVLALMVTLIATLPGDGGSTAGTSREGDKAHGTPATPPTRAEPYVGWGFTHTQYSADEGGAAATGRVAERLAASAGLPQNQAIMGWGADNPEPVKGRYDFGALDRRIDFVRRSKGTPVITLCCSPDWMKGGRSGAGDTDWSQAALETAPPPAHYQDFADLAATVARRYPDVRHFIVWNEFKGFWNDVRGRWDYEGYTAMYNLVYKALKKVDRDIMVGGPYLVMDSVDPRQGDASKTFKGPWGAMDQRVLDAFDYWNTHKAGADFVVVDGSSYTNDDELLLDEFAATDKLTAVGDWVRRRTRDLPLWWAECYVEPADADDERKGWSEPHRDAVQAAGMIAMAKGGADSGRVRLRAHRGDRREDVVPAVLGVHADHDGDAGLSQDTSPAAESSAAESSATASSRTASRPAAPGSGDCRSRRRSSRRLDP; this is encoded by the coding sequence ATGACACGTCATGGGGGGAATGCGGGTACGGGGACGACGCGGCGGTGGCGGCTCACCGCTCTGCTCGGCGTGGGCGCGGCCGTACTGGCCCTGATGGTGACCCTGATCGCCACGCTTCCCGGGGACGGCGGCAGCACCGCCGGAACCTCGCGCGAGGGCGACAAGGCGCACGGCACGCCGGCGACCCCGCCGACCCGGGCGGAGCCGTACGTGGGCTGGGGATTCACCCACACCCAGTACAGCGCCGACGAGGGCGGCGCGGCGGCCACCGGGCGTGTCGCCGAGCGGCTGGCGGCGAGCGCGGGGCTGCCGCAGAACCAGGCCATCATGGGCTGGGGTGCCGACAACCCCGAGCCGGTGAAGGGGCGTTACGACTTCGGCGCGCTGGACCGCCGTATCGACTTCGTCCGTCGCTCCAAGGGCACCCCGGTCATCACCCTGTGCTGTTCGCCGGACTGGATGAAGGGCGGCAGGTCCGGTGCCGGCGACACCGACTGGAGCCAGGCTGCCCTGGAGACCGCGCCGCCCCCCGCCCACTACCAGGACTTCGCCGACCTCGCGGCGACGGTCGCCAGGCGCTATCCGGACGTACGCCACTTCATCGTCTGGAACGAGTTCAAGGGCTTCTGGAACGACGTCAGGGGCCGCTGGGACTACGAGGGGTACACCGCGATGTACAACCTCGTGTACAAGGCGCTGAAGAAGGTCGACCGAGACATCATGGTCGGCGGCCCCTACCTCGTCATGGACAGCGTCGACCCGCGCCAGGGCGACGCCTCGAAGACCTTCAAGGGGCCCTGGGGCGCCATGGACCAGCGGGTCCTCGACGCCTTCGACTACTGGAACACCCACAAGGCGGGCGCCGACTTCGTGGTCGTCGACGGCTCCAGCTACACCAACGACGACGAACTGCTGCTCGACGAGTTCGCGGCCACCGACAAGCTCACGGCCGTCGGCGACTGGGTGCGCCGCAGGACCCGGGACCTGCCGCTGTGGTGGGCCGAGTGCTACGTCGAGCCCGCCGACGCCGACGACGAGCGCAAGGGCTGGTCCGAGCCCCACCGCGACGCCGTCCAGGCCGCCGGGATGATCGCCATGGCCAAGGGCGGCGCCGACTCCGGCCGGGTACGACTGCGCGCGCACCGAGGAGACCGCCGCGAGGATGTCGTCCCAGCGGTCCTCGGTGTACACGCAGATCACGACGGAGATGCCGGGCTCTCTCAAGACACCTCTCCCGCGGCCGAGTCGAGCGCGGCCGAGTCGAGCGCGACCGCGTCGAGCCGCACGGCGTCCAGGCCGGCCGCGCCCGGCAGCGGCGACTGCCGCTCGCGGCGGCGCAGCTCACGCCGGTTGGACCCGTGA
- a CDS encoding DUF5925 domain-containing protein: MSANPHDALPIRLHVDDSDSPSDVVDALFLGRFATGEQPYSHAVTIDRVRSGATLLPHGARVLRVARDDDRSATLAEGDDWTLLISRWNRGADVTVTATTAELAAQMLDEATDGAADEPEPQPENVTMGFWYVSPRRGPHRTTRQISAGTWDEVRPNYTAPVAEAMDRLMKTTPEDIAGRLLLLHGPPGTGKTSALRTLARSWRDWCQVDCVLDPERLFSDVGYLMDIAIGEDDATGKGRWRLLLLEDCDELIRGEAKHTAGQALSRLLNLTDGLLGQGRNVLVGVTTNEDLERLHPAVVRPGRCLARIEVGPLTRREAVNWLGTEEGVAREGATLAELYALRRGASPTSVPGARDEADAGLYL; encoded by the coding sequence ATGTCTGCCAACCCGCACGACGCCCTGCCGATCCGGCTCCACGTCGACGACTCCGACTCGCCGTCCGACGTCGTCGACGCGCTGTTCCTCGGCCGGTTCGCGACGGGCGAGCAGCCGTACTCGCACGCGGTCACCATCGACCGGGTCCGCTCCGGGGCGACGCTGCTGCCGCACGGCGCCCGTGTGCTGCGTGTGGCCCGCGACGACGACCGCAGCGCGACCCTCGCGGAGGGCGACGACTGGACCCTGCTGATCTCGCGCTGGAACCGCGGCGCCGACGTCACGGTGACCGCGACCACCGCGGAGCTCGCGGCCCAGATGCTCGACGAGGCGACGGACGGCGCGGCGGACGAGCCGGAACCGCAGCCCGAGAACGTGACGATGGGCTTCTGGTACGTCTCCCCGAGGCGCGGCCCGCACCGTACGACCCGCCAGATCTCGGCGGGCACCTGGGACGAGGTGCGCCCCAACTACACGGCCCCGGTGGCCGAGGCGATGGACCGCCTGATGAAGACGACGCCCGAGGACATCGCGGGCCGGCTCCTGCTGCTGCACGGACCGCCGGGCACCGGCAAGACCTCGGCGCTGCGCACGCTCGCCCGTTCCTGGCGCGACTGGTGCCAGGTGGACTGCGTCCTCGACCCCGAGCGCCTGTTCTCCGACGTCGGCTATCTGATGGACATCGCGATCGGCGAGGACGACGCGACGGGAAAGGGCCGCTGGCGGCTGCTGCTCCTGGAGGACTGCGACGAGCTGATCCGGGGCGAGGCCAAGCACACGGCGGGCCAGGCCCTGTCCCGGCTGCTCAACCTCACCGACGGCCTGCTCGGCCAGGGCCGCAACGTCCTGGTCGGTGTCACCACCAACGAGGACCTGGAGCGCCTGCATCCCGCCGTGGTGCGCCCCGGCCGCTGCCTGGCCCGTATCGAGGTGGGGCCGCTGACCCGCCGCGAGGCCGTGAACTGGCTGGGCACGGAGGAGGGCGTGGCCCGCGAGGGGGCGACGCTGGCCGAGCTGTACGCGCTGCGCCGGGGCGCCTCCCCGACCTCGGTGCCGGGAGCCCGGGACGAGGCGGACGCGGGGCTGTATCTTTGA